The genomic window CCCAGTCAGACGTAGAACACACCATGAAATCTGCACAAATTAAACATCACAACTATTCTGATTTGTTTGTTCGTAAAGGGAACGAGTACGATAAAAAACATGAATGTCTCCATTCGATGCCAGAGTTAGCTTCAAGCTAATTTACATGCAGGTCAGAACGGCACCGCGACAGTCACGCTTGTTAACATCGGCAGGGAGAACGTTCCACTGGAGAGGCTCGAGCAGAGAACGCTGACTGATCTCAGACTGCTCAGGGCGACGcaaagggggaggagccaagCCATTTAAAACCTTAAAGACAAGACATCATTTGGTGTCTAGATTTCTTATCTAGAGTCTTCCAGTGGTCTGACGGTTGTTCCTGCAGCATGGGATGCAACACGACATGGGAATAGTCCCAGCGGTCGGGAATGTTGCCGCTGGATCCGGTCCTTAGAATTCTGAAGTCTGAGTTCCACTCAGGGCTGAGGGACACGCTGTTCAGTGGACGACGTCTTCCTACGTCTTCCTCCGTGTGCGTCGGAACCAGATGACTAGCCGTCGCTAACGCAGCAGCATCTGTGCTCGAACACGTCTTGAGTCCACGTTTAATTCCTCTGTCTGGTTGTCAGATCTGCCACAGCCGTACTGGGGAAATCAACCCAGTCAGGGTCAGCAACCTGGTGAAGCTGTACGTCCAGCGGTACAAGTACTTCAGGAAACACGGACGCAGCATGGACGAGGAAGAGCGGGACGACCGGGAGCAGGGAGCGCTGCACTCATCAGCTTGATCGGACACTAATATACAGACAGTGGTATGCAGAGGTTTGGACATGCGAGAAATCCGTAGAGTAGCATTACAGTTTCACCATAAAGTTCATGTACGAAATAGGATGAGTTTGGGCACCTTTTAATCGCATTGATTAAGACCCGTAGGGATTTATAGACGACAGGTTTCAGCACCAcactgctctgattggctcgttaGACCTTCAGGTACAAACACGGGtagaaccgaccatgaaaaacACGACTTAACACAAGTAgaaccaaccatgaaaaacacGACTTAACACAGGtagaaccgaccatgaaaacCACGACTTAACACAGGtagaaccgaccatgaaaacCACGACTTAACACAGGtagaaccgaccatgaaaacCACGACTTACAGGTAGAACCGACTATGAAAAACACGACTTAACACAGGtagaaccgaccatgaaaacCACGACTTAACACCGGtagaaccgaccatgaaaaacACGACTTAACACAGGtagaaccgaccatgaaaaaTACGACCTAACACAGGtagaaccgaccatgaaaacCACGACTTAACACCGGTAGAACGGACCATGAAAAATACGACTTAACACCGGtagaaccgaccatgaaaaacACGACTTAACACAGGtagaaccgaccatgaaaaaTACGACCTAACACAGGtagaaccgaccatgaaaaacACAACTTAACGCAGGtagaaccgaccatgaaaaacACAACTTAACGCAGGtagaaccgaccatgaaaaatattaaacacaggtagaaccgaccatgaaaaacACGACTTAACACCAGtagaaccgaccatgaaaaacACGACTTAACGCAGGtagaaccgaccatgaaaaacACGACTTAACGCAGGtagaaccgaccatgaaaacCACGACTTAACGCAGGtagaaccgaccatgaaaacCACGACTTAACACCGGtagaaccgaccatgaaaaacACGACTTAACACAGGtagaaccgaccatgaaaaTTACGACCTAACACAGGtagaaccgaccatgaaaaacACGACTTAACACAGGtagaaccgaccatgaaaaaTACGACTTAACACCAGtagaaccgaccatgaaaaacATGACTTAATACAGGtagaaccgaccatgaaaaaTACGACTTAACACCAGtagaaccgaccatgaaaaacACGACTTAACACAGGtagaaccgaccatgaaaaaTACTAAACACAGGTAGAACGGACCATGAAAACCACGACTTAACACAGGtagaaccgaccatgaaaaaTACGACTTAACACCAGtagaaccgaccatgaaaaacATGACTTAATACAGGtagaaccgaccatgaaaaaTACGACTTAACACCAGtagaaccgaccatgaaaaacATGACTTAATACAGGtagaaccgaccatgaaaaaTACGACTTAACACCAGtagaaccgaccatgaaaaacACGACTTAACACAGGtagaaccgaccatgaaaaaTACTAAACACAGGTAGAACGGACCATGAAAACCACGACTTAACACAGGtagaaccgaccatgaaaacCACGACTTAACACAGGtagaaccgaccatgaaaacCACGACTTAACACAGGTAATCGCTGGCTGTCTGAGGTTCTTTTTTCAGAGAGtggcagcatgggggggggggggttctagacATCTGTCCACTGAGCTAAAGACTCGGGAGAAGGATGCCAGAAACGATCTGGAAGGTTTGCACCGCCTGTCTCCACAGTCAGAGATGAAAGGCCACAGAAACGGGTGTGGTCGGCTAAAGAAAATATCAGCAAGGATGTGAGAATGGTAACAGACGAGCCGCAGACCACCTCCAAAGAACTACACGAACATCTGACCTCGCTCTACAGTCCGGCTTTGCACCAGGAGAAGCTCGTAGGAAGGGCGATGAGCAGAAAGCCTCCGAGTGTTCGTCACGAGAGGAGTCGCGTGAGGTATGAGAAGGAACATCTGGACCAGCCAGAAGCATCTCAGAAGACGACCCTGTGGTCAGATGAGACGAAGACAAGGATTTGGTCACAGCGAGAGGAGgtatgcatgggggggggggcactctgaGTCCCATGAGAAGAACGTATTGGTGGGTCTTTGATGTTATGGGGCTCCCAGAACAGGTCCCGGGAACCTTGTTAAAGCCGAGGGCCGCATGAATTCATCTCGGAACGTTCAGGAAGCAGCGAAACCTGCTGAACTGGAGGGGCGTGTCTGTGGCTGCAGGGGGCGTcgacgtgctgctgctgccgctaaAGGAGGCTCTACCTAATATTAATGTCGTTATTTATTTGGGGTGCCCGAATCCACGCACATGGCTGTTTTCGTTTAAATGcacaacaaaatgtttctgttggaCCGATTACAATTATTTCACTACTTAATTGTTTGTTTCCATAAAGTATAACGTACATTaaaatgcagctgctgcttcaaaCGCTGAGCAAACGACACGCTGGTGCATCGATTATCCTACGTGGTGCCCAAACGTTTGCATTCCACTGTAAATGTTCCCCCAACATCTGGGCCAGTCGGCTCGGTTGTCGTTGTTTATTGTTGTAACAGcttttatacccccccccccccccgtatctcTCTGTAAATATGTCTCGCATAGATAAGTCTCATGTACACGATGTTTAGCGTGGGGGCCATCGTGCACGCCTGTGTGATCAAATGCAGCCCAGAACACCCTGCAATAAACAAAAGCCCGTCAAAACCGGTGCGACTTCGTTTCTGTCGCCGATCACAACGTTTCATTTATTCAACgtttattttaccagataaacaattAAGATTAAAAATCTCTTCTACAATTGCGACCTGGCCGAGAAGGCAGCAGAGTTGCACGTTAAATTGTTCGTGtatgaataataaaacaaacGATACAAGTACAACAAAACAAGAACGCATATCCTAAAACGAAAGCGTGACGAAAGTCTACAATGTAACAAGAGCAGCTAGACGTGAGGAGTTCTGAGATACTGTGCCTAAAATGAGTTAAAGAAATGATGGAGACTGACTTGAGTTGAGTCTGCAGCTCATTCCAAGACCAAGGACCAAGACAGGAGAGACTCAGTTCGGCCAGGTGGCACCTTGAGAACAAGCTGGGTCTGAGGTTGTAGGAACTATGAACAGGCACAGACCTGGAGCAGATGTGAGGGTAGCGCACCTAGAATGGCCTTCTACGCTAAAATATAGCGAGGCTGCGTCCTGCGCACGGTGAGAGGACCATCCGACCAGATTATACAACGATGAGTCCTAAAGCCCGAACCGGAGGTGCATCTCAGTGCAGCATGGTAGAGGGTCGAGTGTGTCCAAGGTGGTGGGACAAGCAAGTGGATGAACGGTATCGCCATAGTCGATCTGGGACAGGAAGAGGCCGGTTACCAGacgttttaatttaattcaattcaattcagttttatttctatagcgccagatcacaacaggaagtcatctcaagacactttacaggattagcagggaaagacgggacccaacttgacccacaagagcaagcacttccctttaacaggtagaaaccttggacagaacctaggctcatggtggacggccatctgtctgaccggctgggttgagagagagagagagagagaatggcaggttggaggagagtcaaaaacaaggagatggatagggaagtgatagagagacagagcaggagcagacaaaaacaagatgctaatgctagcgatataaagctataaatgctaatgctagcgacgtggacatcagcgctgagggacacaggtccaggttctgcagcaccacggacagaaggacctgaaagagagagagggacaaacagagggagagagagaacaagactacggggaatagagacatattgcacacatatatttataacatgaataatcagataaagggggaggagctcagtgtgtcatgatgttaagccaccagtgctgcctaataacagcatattgattatactgattactgcatcgattagttataagctttgttaaaaaggaaagtctttaatctactcttgaacatagagatggtgtctgtctcacgaaccaaaacggggagctgattccacaataaaggagcttgataactggaatctccgcccccctgtctgctcttagagatttttggaaccacgagcaggccagcattttgggaccgcagggttctagtggggcaatacgggataatcatctctgtaaggtaaggaggggcctggccagtgagggctttaaaagtgagtagaaggattttatattcaatccgttctctaacgggaagccaatgcagagacgccagaacaggggaaatgtgttctctcagtctggttcctgttagaacacgagctgctgcattctggatcagaacacgagctgctgcattctggattagctggagatgtttaatagacctttttgggcggctggacagtaaggagttgcagtagtccagtctggaagtcacaaaagcatggagaaccttttctgcatcttttctgtTTAATAAGTTTACGTGAAGAAACATTGGCCTTAGAGtgccgacccctgatctacAGCAAGATAATGACCCAAAGCTGATCAGTCCCAGCGAtgccagaacccccccccccccccccccccggcttcagAGGAGTGCAAACAAAGAAACCTGCAAGTCGACACATTTGTGAAGAATATTTGATTTCCATTGCAGAGAGAACGTCACGAGTACATTCAGCTGTTCTAGCTGCCAAAGGGGGCTACTTTACGACTGCTGaccgtccgggggggggggggcacagcaaatcaatgcaAACCAAGGTGGCGAATGTTATTctattatttatcatttctatgcttttattttggagcagCCTGAAACATTCAACTGAATCGTTTTCAATACAATTCTGGGAAAGTTGGGGTGTTCAAAACCGTTTGCCCAGTAGtgtatatgcagtatatatatatatatatatgtacacataataacaacaacaattacaaggtgatgaggaggatgaagagctgGAGATACACTTTGACAATCTCTTTATTGACAATGACAATCAGCAGGACTGTTCAGAGTCTGGGTTTTTCCATTTTTACCTCGATTCAGCTGCCACAACAGTTTCAAGTAGACAAACTGGTTTTCCAACAACCGGAATTTAGAGGTGGAAGACACATTTTTATGTATTATCTAGGTATGTACCTAGGTAGATTTCATAATAATAGTTTAGAATTTTAAAAATTCCCTGGCTCAGCGTCGTTTGGGTGAATCCCTTAATTTGCCTTCGTGTTTCTTTCCGTTTCTTctttcaggttcaggttcagaaCAAACCGGTGGGACATAGTTTACCCTGCTAACGAGTAAATAAACACCTTAAGGACTACATGAACTGATGCGCTTCTTGCTCCTCCAGTTTACGGCGCAaacacgtgacccccccccccccagctgcaccCACTGAGTAGTGTCCAGACTTGGACTGTCAGTAGTTCACTCATAAATACTCCATATAAAAACATGCGATGTTTTCGAGTCCGGgttatggaccccccccccccagcaaagcGGTAGCTTCTGGAATAGCAGGCTGTCCTCCGTCGTTTGAGCGTCTCACTCATCCTCTGCTGGATCGGCGGCCTCCGAGGGGGCCCCCCTGCGGTCGAGCACAGCGGACAAGCAATGCTTTAAAGTGAGCTAATGGAAAATCAACATGTGCATACATCGGCtgtgtgtctgaacaaagagtgtgtgtggtgacgtgcacgtgcacgtccCAGGCTCAGCAGCTGATCTGgaacatgtgggggggggggggggggggggggggcatgtgttcAGTCCTGCTTCTTCCTGTTAGAGGGCATTTATCTCTAGATATTTTTCAAACTTGTTTTTTATGTGGCTggttatttgtttctttgtcatcatcatcatcatcatcatcatcatcagggaaCCTCCTCAGCTTCACGACACAATCTGACTTCTGTTAGCAGCAGTTTTAGTCATGGTGGGGCTATTGTTCATATTTTTGTGGCGgttctctgtgttgaataaagtcaaccgGACTTGACGATGTTTAGTCTAATCTCAGAACTGGAGAAGCCCCTCCAGGAGGGGAAACGTCTCCATCGTCCCTCTCCTCAGCTATACCTACTTACCCCGAgtagggaggtgggggggcatcATGCTGCCCACTGTGGTGCAGAGCCTCGTTGTAACTCGGGAGCGTTGGAGGGATGATCCCGGCCAGCGGCACGGACTCCGCGCCCGGACGGCCGTCGGCTTCCATCCGGACTGGAGCTCTGGGTCAGCGCAACAGAGAGCGACAGAATTCAGCCAAACGAGTTCGGGAAGTTCATCAGGCGAAGCCAAAATCACATCTTTGATCAATCAAAGTTAATttcaaaagaaaagatgagGACAGAGAAAATAATGGTCGTACGACGCCGCCGTCGACGTTCCTAACgttctgtttttagttttaatcCGATATTTGCTTCAGTGATGAAGGATTGGCTGCTCCCGAAACATGATGATTCATGAATAGGTAAAGATAACAGGTGCCATTTCTCACCTCTCTATCGATAGTTACgtttttaaaaccttttttgtgGCCGTTATCGCTGAAGCAATACGCGAGGCTCGTGTGGGAACGCCACACTAGAGGGGCGAGCTTTCTACCTCCCACTAGTGATAACGCCACACTAGAGGGACGAGCTTTCTACCTCCTACTAGTGATAACGCCACTAGAGGGACGAGCTTTCTACCTCCTAGTGATAACGCCACTAGAGGGGCGAGCTTTCTACCTCCCACTAGTGATAACGCCACTAGAGGGGCGAGCTTTCTACCTCCCACTGGTGATAACGCCACTAGAGGGGTGAGCTTTCTACCTCCTAGTGATAACGCCACTAGAGGGACGAGCTTTCTACCTCCCACTGGTGATAACGCCACTAGAGGGGCGAGCTTTCTACCTCCCACTGGTGATAACGCCACTAGAGGGACGAGCTTTCTACCTCCCACTAGTGATAACGCCACTAGAGGGGCGAGCTTTCTACCTCCCACTAGTGATAACGCCACTAGAGGGGCGAGCTTTCTACCTCCCACTAGTGATAACGCCACTAGAGGGGCGAGCTTTCTACCTCCCACTAGTGATAACGCCACTAGAGGGGCGAGCTTTCTACCTCCCACTGGTGATAACGCCACTAGAGGGACGAGCTTTCTACCTCCCACTGGTGATAACGCCACTAGAGGGGCGAGCTTTCTACCTCCCACTGGTGATAACGCCACTAGAGGGACGAGCTTTCTACCTCCCACTAGTGATAATGCCACTAGAGGGGCGAGCTTTCTACCTCCGCCTGGTGATAACGCCACTAGAGGGGCGAGCTTTCTACCTCCTAGTGATAACGCCACTAGAGGGACGAGCGTTCTACCTCCTACTAGTGATAACGCCACTAGAGGGACGAGCTTTCTACCTCCCACTGGTGATAACGCCACTAGAGGGACGAGCTTTCTACCTCCCACTGGTGATAACGCCACTAGAGGGCCGAGCTTTCTCGTTCAGTATCAGCGCTCTGTCCGGCCTCTGAAGCGGGACGTTTCAGGAACACTCACTGGGCCGGCCTCTGCCTGCTCTTCATCTGGGCCTTGTAGCAGTAGATTCCCAGCACGATGGCGATAACAGCGACCACCAGGAGAGCGAGGATCCCTGCCACCAGCCCGGACACGTCCACGCCGGGGGGGTGGCCTGCAAGGACAGGCATCACAGTGAGTTTCAGTGATgtctgacatcatcagtgatgtcatgcAGCGCTGAATACGAGCTTCTGATTCATTCatcttgaagatgagacgatCTCAACAGTTTATGGAACAATATTTAATGTTAGAATCGTCATAGCAACTATTACAATAGATACTGTCTATTATACTGAAGTTGATGAAGGAATGATACAAAGTATTTACTGAAGTATTTACTGGAGTACATCGTAGCACaatgtgtcattttatttttactactGAGGCCTGGAGCTGTTGTTACTTTCAGTTGCACCAACTACAACtgtactgtcttcttgtcccctgaggggtcgccacagcaacccagcgtactccacttcaccctgtccttcgcatcgtcctccccaacaccagccactctcatgtcctc from Brachionichthys hirsutus isolate HB-005 chromosome 16, CSIRO-AGI_Bhir_v1, whole genome shotgun sequence includes these protein-coding regions:
- the prrg2 gene encoding transmembrane gamma-carboxyglutamic acid protein 2 isoform X1 is translated as MAAPSAVWITVLSLLQQAHGSVPSRRSAGEEGGPVLVDEQSAASFLSRSLLYNSWDFELVVPDNLERECQEEMCSYEEAREVFEDNSQTDIFWTSYINSQGHPPGVDVSGLVAGILALLVVAVIAIVLGIYCYKAQMKSRQRPAQAPVRMEADGRPGAESVPLAGIIPPTLPSYNEALHHSGQHDAPPPPYSGGAPSEAADPAEDE
- the prrg2 gene encoding transmembrane gamma-carboxyglutamic acid protein 2 isoform X2, which codes for MAAPSAVWITVLSLLQQAHGSVPSRRSAGEEVLVDEQSAASFLSRSLLYNSWDFELVVPDNLERECQEEMCSYEEAREVFEDNSQTDIFWTSYINSQGHPPGVDVSGLVAGILALLVVAVIAIVLGIYCYKAQMKSRQRPAQAPVRMEADGRPGAESVPLAGIIPPTLPSYNEALHHSGQHDAPPPPYSGGAPSEAADPAEDE